The Chloroflexota bacterium genome has a segment encoding these proteins:
- the moeB gene encoding molybdopterin-synthase adenylyltransferase MoeB has protein sequence MPEKAKGFLITAEWLKEHLKDPDLRIIDVRPTLEQIESGYPWGHIPGAVHLDTRQLFTTIDGIPGKLVPQATGEAILGRLGLSRDDRVVVYDDSGGPLAAQIAWLLDYWGQREVYLLDGGWQAWLEAGGEVSTDEPRLSPKEYHAQPDESKIATIDWIEAHLGHPGVILVDTRTPQEYERGHLPGAIHLNWEDNVTTGDVPRFLDATTLRHRFAEAGITPDKEIVVYCESGARSAHTYWALRLAGFEKTRNYEGSWAEWSRRHGVTEPQPVTAQTEDAPVGPCGLPLTSTATETTAEPAATPQGRLTRDQILAQARAQVPELDVYEVKRRLDAGEPLTLVDIRERDEWVQGHIPGARFVPRGFLELRIEEIQPDRDAPIVVYCAGGVRSLLGARDLKAMGYTNVYSMAGGFTQWKNSGLPFVVPRVLNEEQRTRYSRHILIPEIGEEGQLRLLESKALLIGAGGLGSPAALYLAAAGVGTIGIVDFDEVDLSNLQRQILHGHSDIGRPKVESAIDTLKEINPDVQVIPHRVRLDSSNALDILQEYDIILNGSDNFPTRYLVNDACVLLGKPLVDASIFIFEGQVTLYDTTQGGPCYRCIYPDPPPPGEVPSCAEAGVLGVLPGIIGSLQAIEAIKYILQIGEPLIGRLLMFDALDMTFRTLRIRRDEECPVCGEHPTVTELIDYEQFCGLPSRQPAAAGNGR, from the coding sequence ATGCCTGAAAAGGCAAAAGGTTTCTTGATCACAGCGGAGTGGTTAAAGGAGCATCTGAAGGATCCCGATCTGCGGATCATCGACGTACGCCCCACGCTGGAGCAGATCGAGTCCGGCTATCCATGGGGCCACATCCCGGGAGCGGTCCATTTGGACACCCGGCAGCTCTTCACCACGATCGATGGCATACCGGGCAAGCTGGTGCCACAAGCCACCGGCGAGGCCATCCTCGGCCGGCTTGGGCTCTCCCGGGATGACCGGGTCGTGGTATACGACGACTCAGGAGGGCCGCTGGCGGCGCAGATCGCCTGGCTGTTGGACTACTGGGGCCAGAGGGAAGTGTATCTGCTGGACGGAGGATGGCAGGCCTGGCTGGAGGCCGGAGGCGAGGTGAGCACGGACGAACCACGCCTTTCGCCAAAGGAGTATCACGCCCAGCCAGACGAGAGCAAGATCGCGACCATCGACTGGATCGAGGCGCATTTGGGACACCCGGGCGTGATCCTGGTGGACACGCGAACGCCTCAGGAATACGAGCGAGGCCATCTACCCGGCGCAATCCACCTGAATTGGGAGGACAACGTTACAACCGGGGATGTGCCGCGGTTCCTCGACGCCACGACGCTACGCCACCGGTTCGCAGAGGCGGGCATCACGCCGGACAAGGAGATCGTGGTGTACTGCGAGTCGGGGGCCCGCAGCGCTCACACCTACTGGGCGTTGCGACTGGCCGGATTCGAGAAGACGCGCAATTATGAGGGCTCGTGGGCCGAGTGGAGTCGGCGCCACGGCGTCACGGAACCCCAGCCCGTCACGGCCCAGACCGAAGACGCGCCCGTGGGGCCATGTGGACTGCCGCTCACGTCGACCGCCACGGAGACGACCGCGGAGCCCGCCGCCACCCCGCAGGGCCGGCTGACGCGTGATCAGATCCTGGCACAGGCCCGGGCGCAGGTGCCAGAGCTCGACGTATACGAGGTGAAGCGTCGCCTCGATGCGGGAGAGCCCCTGACGCTGGTGGATATCCGGGAGCGGGACGAGTGGGTCCAGGGGCATATCCCCGGCGCCCGTTTCGTGCCACGCGGCTTCCTGGAGCTGCGCATCGAGGAGATCCAGCCAGATCGGGACGCGCCCATCGTCGTCTACTGCGCGGGCGGCGTGCGCTCCCTGTTGGGCGCTCGTGATCTGAAGGCCATGGGATACACAAACGTTTACTCCATGGCCGGCGGGTTCACGCAGTGGAAGAACAGCGGGCTCCCCTTTGTGGTCCCTCGCGTCCTCAACGAGGAACAGCGCACCCGCTACAGCCGCCATATCCTGATCCCGGAGATCGGCGAGGAGGGTCAGCTCAGATTGCTGGAGTCGAAGGCACTACTGATCGGCGCAGGAGGGCTGGGCTCACCGGCGGCGCTCTATCTGGCGGCCGCCGGCGTCGGCACCATCGGCATCGTAGACTTCGACGAGGTCGACCTGTCCAACCTACAGCGCCAGATCCTGCACGGCCACAGCGATATCGGCCGCCCCAAGGTGGAGTCCGCCATCGACACGCTCAAGGAGATCAACCCGGACGTGCAGGTTATCCCCCACCGGGTGCGCCTGGATTCCAGCAACGCGCTGGACATCCTCCAAGAGTACGACATCATCCTGAACGGATCGGACAACTTCCCCACCCGGTACCTGGTGAACGATGCCTGTGTGCTGCTGGGGAAGCCGCTGGTCGACGCCAGCATCTTCATTTTCGAGGGACAGGTGACCCTGTACGACACGACGCAAGGCGGTCCCTGCTACCGCTGCATCTATCCTGATCCCCCACCCCCAGGTGAGGTACCGTCTTGTGCCGAGGCGGGCGTGCTGGGCGTCCTGCCCGGCATCATCGGGTCCCTCCAGGCTATCGAGGCGATCAAATACATCCTGCAGATCGGCGAACCGCTGATCGGCCGGCTACTGATGTTCGACGCGCTGGACATGACATTCCGGACGCTGAGGATTCGACGGGACGAGGAGTGCCCCGTCTGCGGCGAGCATCCCACCGTAACCGAGCTGATCGACTACGAGCAATTCTGTGGGCTCCCCTCAAGGCAACCGGCGGCGGCAGGGAATGGCCGCTAG
- a CDS encoding MoaD/ThiS family protein has product MVTVYIPTPLRRLTGGQSRVQASGQTVLEIVEDLERQFPGFRDRLLDENGEIKRFLSVYVNEDEIRTLQGKNTPVSESDKISIVPAMAGG; this is encoded by the coding sequence ATGGTCACGGTTTACATTCCGACTCCACTACGTCGCCTCACCGGCGGCCAATCACGGGTCCAGGCATCCGGTCAGACCGTCCTGGAGATCGTCGAGGACCTGGAGCGGCAATTCCCGGGCTTTCGGGACCGTCTATTGGATGAAAACGGCGAGATCAAGCGCTTTCTCAGCGTCTATGTGAACGAGGACGAGATCCGCACCTTGCAGGGCAAGAACACCCCGGTCTCCGAGAGCGACAAGATCTCCATTGTGCCCGCTATGGCCGGCGGATGA
- a CDS encoding methyltransferase, whose protein sequence is MNARERVLAAIAHKEPDRVPIDQGSMRSTGIMAIAYNRLKAHLGIGEGTTFVYDLVQQLAQPEDWFLERFHVDAIDLGRATTGPAQWKPWTLPDGSPAMVPDWFQPERENGAWVIKDAGGTVIGRMPKDSLYIDQAYWPLAGPDGLDNYEPLEEKMAQVIWAALPSPPFDRPLTDEWLDEIGRVARHLYENTDYAISLSIGCNLFEWCQWLFGMENTYIYMAAEKRKLGRFLDRLTELHLETLSRLLPKVRGYVQVLVVGDDLGMQTRPQMSPEMYRELFLPRHKRIYQYAREQGDAHIFLHSCGSIYDLIPDLIEAGVEILNPVQTSAEGMDPERLKREFGRDLTFWGGGCDTQHILPHGTPEEVREDVRRRLEIFMPGGGYVWNQVHNVMADVPPENVEAMLEAAYEFGRYG, encoded by the coding sequence ATGAACGCCCGTGAGCGGGTTCTGGCCGCCATCGCCCACAAAGAACCGGATCGGGTTCCCATCGACCAAGGGTCCATGCGGTCGACCGGCATCATGGCCATCGCCTACAACCGGCTGAAGGCTCATCTGGGCATCGGAGAGGGGACGACGTTCGTCTACGACCTGGTGCAGCAATTGGCCCAGCCCGAGGATTGGTTCCTGGAGCGATTCCACGTGGATGCGATCGACCTCGGGCGGGCGACGACGGGGCCCGCGCAATGGAAGCCCTGGACGCTGCCCGATGGCTCGCCGGCCATGGTGCCCGACTGGTTCCAGCCGGAGCGGGAGAACGGCGCCTGGGTGATCAAAGACGCTGGTGGGACGGTCATCGGGAGGATGCCCAAAGATTCCCTGTACATCGACCAGGCGTACTGGCCGCTGGCCGGCCCCGACGGCCTCGACAACTATGAGCCGCTCGAGGAGAAGATGGCGCAGGTCATCTGGGCCGCGCTACCCTCCCCGCCGTTCGACCGCCCTCTCACCGACGAGTGGCTGGACGAGATCGGCCGGGTGGCCCGCCATCTCTATGAGAACACCGACTACGCCATCTCCCTCTCCATCGGCTGCAACCTGTTCGAATGGTGCCAGTGGCTCTTCGGCATGGAGAACACGTACATCTACATGGCCGCCGAGAAGCGCAAGCTGGGCCGGTTCCTGGATCGCCTCACCGAGTTGCATCTGGAGACGCTGAGCCGCCTGTTGCCCAAGGTGCGCGGCTATGTGCAGGTCCTGGTCGTTGGCGATGACCTGGGCATGCAGACCCGGCCGCAGATGTCGCCGGAGATGTACCGGGAGCTGTTCCTGCCACGCCACAAGCGCATCTACCAATACGCTCGGGAGCAGGGCGACGCCCATATCTTCCTGCATTCGTGCGGCAGCATCTACGATCTGATCCCCGACCTGATCGAGGCCGGGGTGGAGATCCTGAACCCGGTCCAGACCAGCGCGGAGGGCATGGACCCCGAACGGCTCAAGCGGGAGTTCGGGAGGGACCTCACCTTCTGGGGCGGCGGCTGCGACACGCAACACATCCTGCCCCACGGCACGCCCGAGGAGGTGCGAGAGGATGTACGGCGCCGGCTGGAGATCTTCATGCCCGGCGGAGGATACGTCTGGAACCAGGTGCACAACGTGATGGCCGATGTGCCGCCGGAGAACGTGGAGGCCATGCTGGAGGCCGCCTACGAGTTCGGACGATATGGGTGA
- a CDS encoding ROK family protein — MFDSESPLGYDAPVRDLWNMEGTMGDWVVGVDLGATKVALGLIDPADRVVARARIPTRAEDGPESAVERIAQQISDLQREVPDGARVAAVGICTPGPVDHVTGTIIDPPNLGWRNVSFRQMLSDRLGVPVALEHDAKAAALGEFHYGAGRGERSMVFIVVGTGVGAAIIADGQLYRGLHNTAGEVGHITLDPDGEPCSCGNRGCVETYLSGPWLARRYQRALQREGQAAPMEEPITGETVAAQAQAGDPVAVRVLARAGETLGAAVATMAMILGIDLYVIGSSVARCGDLLLEPARRAVPHHCYRSVAAQVRIVCTELWDDAPLLGCGWLARQALSAVS; from the coding sequence ATGTTTGACAGCGAATCGCCACTGGGATACGATGCGCCTGTGCGTGATCTCTGGAACATGGAGGGAACCATGGGGGATTGGGTGGTCGGCGTCGACCTGGGGGCGACCAAGGTCGCATTGGGGTTGATCGATCCGGCTGATCGGGTAGTGGCGCGGGCGCGCATCCCGACCCGGGCGGAGGATGGTCCCGAGTCGGCCGTGGAGCGGATCGCTCAACAGATATCGGACTTACAGCGAGAGGTGCCGGATGGCGCCCGAGTCGCCGCCGTGGGCATCTGCACGCCGGGGCCGGTCGATCATGTGACGGGGACGATCATCGACCCGCCGAACCTGGGATGGCGGAACGTGTCCTTCCGGCAGATGCTGTCCGACCGTCTGGGCGTGCCCGTGGCCCTGGAGCACGACGCCAAGGCGGCCGCGTTGGGCGAGTTTCACTACGGGGCCGGGCGAGGCGAGCGGAGCATGGTCTTCATCGTGGTCGGCACGGGGGTGGGGGCGGCCATCATCGCCGATGGGCAGCTCTATCGGGGTCTCCACAACACGGCGGGCGAGGTGGGGCACATCACCCTGGACCCGGACGGCGAGCCCTGTTCCTGTGGCAATCGGGGATGCGTCGAGACGTATCTCTCCGGCCCCTGGCTGGCCCGGCGCTATCAACGGGCGCTGCAACGAGAGGGCCAGGCCGCCCCTATGGAGGAGCCGATCACCGGGGAGACGGTGGCCGCACAGGCTCAGGCGGGCGATCCAGTGGCGGTGCGGGTGCTCGCCAGGGCGGGCGAGACGCTGGGCGCCGCCGTGGCCACGATGGCCATGATCCTGGGCATCGATCTGTATGTGATCGGCAGCAGCGTGGCCCGGTGTGGCGATCTGCTGTTGGAGCCCGCTCGCCGGGCCGTGCCGCATCATTGCTATCGGTCGGTAGCTGCGCAGGTGCGCATCGTCTGCACCGAGCTGTGGGATGACGCGCCGCTCCTGGGATGCGGCTGGCTGGCCCGACAGGCGCTGTCCGCCGTGTCCTGA
- a CDS encoding glycyl radical protein: MDRTIALNQLREDPILAFPPDEWRTTRPTDRIARLKRRIMETERQIDIERARYATQSYKRTEGLPMPIRRAHMLLDLVRHMSIAIYPGELIVGNRSLLPRMGVIAPEGAVNWLDEELEILPIRPQDPFQISPEQIRELRGEIFPYWRGKTLEDIVAARLPDDVRRAVKGKAFSLNQTDHAQGHILPDVEGWLRLGVNGLRDKVEAARQRLEAQTVEQQIFYEAASIALQAAHEFMNRYANLARSLAAQEPDRQRREELLRIADTCRWVSEHPPRDFWDALQLVWFLFTLLQVESNASSFSPGRLDQYLLPYLEQDLADGRLTLPQAQELLEALWLKFNEVVLLRSSASARYFAGFPIGFNVILGGQLPDGRDATNFLSYMCLRAQADLRLTQPNLSIRIHRNSPDDFLMTASYVISLGTGMPQVFNDEVIIPGQIRRGVAPEDAMNYAVVGCVELSTPGKALGWSDAAMFNMTRVLELTLFGGKDPQTGEQIGLETPPLTEMRSFAELEAAYDRQMAHFIDLMVKGCDIVDRTHADVYPSPFLSLVVQDCIERGVDVTAGGAHYNFSGVQGVQIANVADSLAAVRQAIFEEGWLTAEELLTALREDFAGREPLRQRLIHRVPKYGNDDDRVDDLARKWADRYCDLVARYPTIRGGTYQPGFYTVSAHVPMGANVGATPDGRRAGTPLADGGLSPMAGRDRRGPTAVLRSVSKLNLELASNGTLLNMKFLPTFFESEAMLRKFITFLRTFCRLRIPHVQFNVISSETLREAQAKPEEYRHLVVRVAGYSAYFTELDRELQDEIIRRTEFAEI, from the coding sequence ATGGACAGGACAATTGCGCTGAACCAACTTCGAGAGGACCCAATACTGGCGTTTCCGCCCGACGAGTGGAGGACCACCCGCCCTACGGACCGTATTGCCCGCCTGAAGCGGCGGATCATGGAGACGGAGCGCCAGATCGACATCGAGCGGGCCCGCTACGCCACACAAAGCTACAAGCGCACCGAGGGGCTGCCGATGCCCATCCGACGCGCCCATATGCTGCTGGACCTGGTGCGCCATATGAGCATCGCCATCTACCCGGGCGAGTTGATCGTGGGCAACCGGTCGCTGCTCCCCCGCATGGGCGTCATCGCCCCTGAGGGAGCGGTGAACTGGCTGGACGAGGAGCTGGAGATCCTGCCTATCCGGCCGCAAGACCCGTTCCAGATCAGCCCCGAGCAGATCCGGGAACTGCGAGGGGAGATCTTTCCCTACTGGCGCGGCAAGACGTTGGAGGACATCGTCGCCGCCCGGCTGCCAGACGACGTGAGGCGAGCCGTCAAGGGCAAAGCGTTTAGCCTGAATCAGACCGACCACGCCCAGGGGCACATCCTGCCCGATGTAGAGGGATGGCTGCGACTCGGGGTGAACGGCCTGCGAGACAAAGTGGAAGCCGCCCGGCAACGCCTGGAAGCCCAGACGGTGGAGCAGCAGATCTTCTACGAGGCGGCCTCCATCGCTCTGCAGGCCGCCCATGAGTTCATGAACCGCTACGCCAACCTGGCGCGAAGCCTGGCTGCCCAGGAGCCCGATCGCCAACGGCGAGAGGAGCTCTTGCGCATCGCCGACACGTGCCGCTGGGTCTCCGAGCATCCCCCTCGTGACTTCTGGGACGCCCTGCAGCTGGTCTGGTTCCTCTTCACGCTGCTACAGGTCGAATCGAACGCCAGCAGCTTCTCGCCCGGGCGCCTTGATCAATACCTGCTGCCCTACCTGGAGCAAGATCTGGCGGACGGCCGGCTGACCCTGCCGCAGGCCCAGGAGCTCCTGGAGGCGCTGTGGCTCAAGTTCAACGAGGTCGTCCTGCTGCGCAGCAGCGCCAGCGCCCGATACTTCGCCGGGTTTCCCATCGGCTTCAACGTCATCCTGGGCGGGCAACTACCGGACGGCCGGGATGCGACCAACTTCCTCAGCTACATGTGCCTGCGGGCCCAGGCGGACCTGCGGCTCACCCAGCCCAACCTCTCCATCCGCATCCACCGGAACAGCCCGGATGACTTCCTGATGACCGCCTCGTACGTCATCAGCCTGGGCACCGGTATGCCCCAGGTCTTCAACGACGAGGTCATCATCCCCGGCCAGATCCGCCGAGGCGTCGCCCCCGAGGACGCGATGAACTACGCCGTGGTCGGGTGCGTGGAGCTCTCCACGCCGGGCAAGGCGCTGGGCTGGAGCGACGCGGCCATGTTCAACATGACGCGCGTCCTGGAGCTCACGCTGTTCGGCGGCAAGGACCCGCAGACGGGCGAGCAGATCGGACTGGAGACCCCACCCCTGACCGAGATGCGCTCCTTCGCCGAATTGGAGGCCGCGTACGACCGGCAGATGGCCCATTTCATCGATCTGATGGTGAAGGGGTGTGATATCGTCGATCGGACCCACGCCGACGTATATCCCTCCCCCTTTCTCTCACTGGTCGTTCAGGACTGCATCGAGCGCGGCGTGGACGTGACCGCCGGGGGAGCGCATTACAACTTCTCGGGCGTGCAGGGCGTGCAGATCGCCAACGTGGCCGACAGCCTGGCCGCCGTGCGACAGGCCATCTTTGAAGAGGGATGGCTCACAGCGGAAGAGCTGCTGACGGCGCTCCGGGAGGACTTCGCCGGCCGGGAGCCGTTGCGCCAGCGCCTCATCCACCGGGTGCCCAAGTACGGCAACGACGACGACCGGGTGGACGATCTGGCGAGGAAATGGGCGGATCGCTACTGCGATCTGGTAGCCCGATATCCGACGATCCGAGGCGGCACCTATCAACCCGGCTTCTACACCGTCTCCGCCCATGTGCCCATGGGGGCCAACGTGGGCGCCACCCCTGACGGTCGACGCGCCGGGACCCCACTGGCCGACGGCGGGCTCTCCCCCATGGCCGGGCGGGATCGTCGAGGGCCCACGGCCGTCCTCCGCTCCGTCAGCAAGCTGAACCTGGAGCTGGCCTCTAACGGCACCCTATTGAACATGAAATTCCTGCCCACCTTCTTCGAAAGCGAGGCGATGCTGCGGAAGTTCATCACCTTCCTCCGCACCTTCTGCCGCCTGAGGATCCCGCACGTGCAGTTCAACGTGATCTCCAGCGAGACGCTGCGCGAGGCCCAGGCAAAGCCGGAGGAATACCGCCACCTGGTCGTCCGGGTGGCCGGCTACAGCGCCTACTTCACGGAGCTGGACCGGGAGCTACAGGACGAGATCATCCGGCGCACGGAGTTCGCCGAGATATAA
- a CDS encoding glycosyltransferase family 2 protein, with protein sequence MPEETRSPEISVVIPLYNEAENIPELYRQLTKALESMGRPYEIIIADDGSTDGSFQALAEIHERDPRVKVIRFRRNYGQTAGFAAGFERARGEWIVTMDADLQNDPADIPRLIAKAEEGYDVVSGWRVHRQDALLTRKIPSRIANWLIARVTGVYLHDYGCSLKVYHRDVVKNIRLYGELHRFVPAVASGVGITVAEVPVNHRARERGQSKYAGLRKTISRTVKVFLDLLTVRFLLSYSTRPIHIFGTLGLVLSGLGGLLGLYLTFEKLALGQNIGTRPLLLLSVLLVILGVQMISMGLLGEVMVRIYFEAQDKPIYVVREVLE encoded by the coding sequence GTGCCTGAGGAGACGCGATCCCCCGAGATCTCCGTGGTCATCCCGCTCTACAACGAGGCGGAGAACATCCCCGAGCTGTACCGCCAGCTCACGAAGGCGCTGGAGAGCATGGGCCGCCCGTACGAGATCATCATCGCCGATGACGGGAGCACGGACGGCAGTTTTCAGGCGCTGGCCGAGATCCACGAGCGGGATCCTCGCGTGAAGGTGATCCGCTTTCGGCGCAATTACGGACAGACGGCCGGGTTTGCCGCCGGATTCGAGCGAGCGCGCGGGGAGTGGATCGTCACCATGGATGCGGACTTACAGAACGACCCGGCGGACATCCCCCGGCTGATCGCCAAGGCGGAGGAGGGATACGATGTGGTGAGCGGCTGGCGAGTGCATCGCCAAGATGCGCTGCTCACTCGCAAGATCCCGTCTCGGATCGCCAACTGGCTGATCGCCCGGGTGACCGGCGTATATCTGCACGACTACGGCTGCTCGCTCAAGGTCTATCATCGGGATGTGGTGAAGAACATCCGGCTGTACGGCGAGCTGCATCGCTTCGTCCCGGCGGTGGCCAGCGGTGTGGGGATCACCGTAGCCGAGGTCCCGGTGAACCATCGCGCCCGGGAGCGGGGCCAGTCCAAGTATGCCGGACTGCGCAAGACTATCTCCCGCACCGTCAAGGTATTCCTGGACCTGCTGACGGTGCGGTTCCTGCTCAGCTACTCCACTCGCCCTATCCATATCTTCGGCACATTGGGGCTGGTGCTCTCCGGGCTGGGAGGGCTGCTGGGGCTCTACCTGACGTTCGAGAAGCTGGCCCTGGGACAGAACATCGGCACCCGGCCGCTGCTTTTGCTGTCGGTACTGCTGGTCATCCTGGGCGTGCAGATGATCAGCATGGGGCTGCTGGGCGAGGTGATGGTACGCATCTACTTCGAGGCGCAGGACAAGCCGATCTACGTGGTGCGGGAGGTGCTGGAGTAG
- a CDS encoding flippase-like domain-containing protein → MGTPRSPRGRRYLSQIIKIAVSVILLAALLRGVDWRHILAELQQANPAWVAAAWALFVAGLALRAWRWEGLLVASDIHVPLGILTRWYFIGGFFNTVLPTGFGGDVVKTYVLARYSSRPGAAAGSVLVDRFSGILALLLIGGAALLAAPGLATPITAGLIWLLLVGALIALALMAQKGVRDWVHQHIPWLAHTKLGQALLDAIPAYGIRPILRALVISLAFDGLLIGVNVCLAHSLGLSVALPYFFIFVPLISLSLLLPSVGGLGVRELSYVALFGQAGVAPAAATALSLLYYAVTLGSGLLGGLLYLLPTSEPVPMTSVSRRE, encoded by the coding sequence TTGGGGACACCGAGATCGCCGCGTGGGCGACGCTATCTGAGCCAGATCATCAAAATCGCCGTCAGCGTGATCCTGCTGGCGGCGTTGTTGCGCGGGGTAGACTGGCGTCACATCCTGGCGGAGTTACAGCAGGCCAATCCCGCCTGGGTGGCGGCCGCGTGGGCACTGTTCGTCGCAGGGCTGGCATTGCGGGCCTGGCGCTGGGAGGGACTGCTAGTCGCCAGCGACATTCACGTCCCGCTGGGGATCCTCACCCGTTGGTACTTCATCGGCGGCTTCTTCAACACGGTGCTTCCCACCGGCTTCGGCGGCGACGTGGTGAAGACGTACGTGCTGGCCCGATACTCATCCCGCCCTGGCGCGGCCGCCGGCTCGGTCCTCGTCGATCGCTTCTCCGGCATCTTGGCGCTGTTGCTGATCGGCGGGGCCGCGCTGCTGGCCGCCCCCGGGCTGGCCACCCCCATCACGGCCGGATTGATCTGGCTGCTGCTGGTCGGCGCCCTGATCGCGCTGGCGCTCATGGCACAAAAGGGCGTACGGGATTGGGTGCACCAGCACATCCCCTGGCTGGCGCATACCAAGCTCGGACAGGCGCTGCTGGATGCCATCCCGGCCTATGGGATCCGTCCCATCCTGCGGGCTCTGGTCATCTCACTGGCCTTCGACGGGCTGCTCATTGGCGTCAACGTCTGCCTGGCGCACTCCCTCGGCCTGAGCGTGGCGCTGCCCTACTTCTTCATCTTCGTGCCGTTGATCTCCCTCTCCTTACTCCTGCCCTCGGTGGGAGGGTTAGGCGTGCGGGAGCTGAGCTATGTGGCCCTGTTCGGGCAGGCGGGTGTGGCGCCAGCGGCCGCCACGGCGCTTTCCCTGCTTTACTACGCGGTGACGCTGGGCTCCGGCCTGCTGGGTGGCCTCCTCTATCTCCTGCCCACATCAGAGCCCGTGCCCATGACATCCGTTTCCCGGAGGGAATGA
- a CDS encoding pyridoxamine 5'-phosphate oxidase family protein, producing MPDTLRDRIAKFLAVHTTMTLATVGPDGAPQAAAVFYAPDDRLNLYFLSEPDSRHARNLSLDPRVAATIHADGQDWRSITGLQIEGTAEQVKDARELAHATRTYAARFDFVAGLLTGAGEGPATLVGPLARSRLYVLRPRWIRLIDNRVRFGHKEEWRVSE from the coding sequence ATGCCGGATACCTTACGAGACCGCATCGCCAAGTTCCTCGCCGTACACACGACGATGACGCTGGCGACGGTGGGGCCGGACGGCGCTCCCCAGGCCGCCGCCGTGTTCTACGCGCCCGACGACAGGCTCAACCTCTACTTCCTCTCGGAGCCCGACTCCCGGCACGCCCGCAATCTGTCCCTTGATCCTCGCGTGGCGGCAACGATCCACGCCGACGGCCAGGATTGGCGATCCATCACCGGCCTTCAGATCGAGGGCACGGCCGAGCAGGTAAAAGACGCCCGAGAGCTGGCCCATGCCACCCGAACCTACGCCGCCCGCTTCGATTTCGTGGCCGGGCTGCTCACGGGCGCCGGGGAGGGACCCGCCACGCTCGTCGGCCCGCTGGCCCGCAGCCGCCTCTACGTGCTCCGTCCCCGCTGGATCCGGCTGATCGACAACCGGGTGCGGTTCGGACACAAGGAGGAGTGGCGGGTGAGCGAGTGA
- a CDS encoding UbiX family flavin prenyltransferase — translation MTERLIVAITGASGVIYGIRLLEMLATTDEIETHLILSPAAKITIAQETGWKVSDVQALAEVAYDNRDVGAAIASGSYRTHGMVVVPCSIKSLSAIAHSYAADLVARAADVTLKEGRPVLLVVREAPLHLGHLRLMVQAAEIGCVIFPPVPAFYARPQSVDEIIDNTVGRILARLGIENSLYHRWQGLAGPRE, via the coding sequence ATGACTGAGCGCCTGATCGTGGCCATCACCGGCGCCTCCGGCGTGATCTACGGCATTCGCCTGCTGGAGATGCTGGCCACCACCGATGAGATCGAGACCCACCTGATCCTCTCTCCTGCGGCCAAGATCACCATCGCCCAGGAGACGGGCTGGAAGGTCTCCGATGTGCAGGCGCTGGCCGAGGTCGCCTACGACAATCGGGACGTCGGGGCTGCGATCGCCTCCGGATCGTACCGAACCCATGGCATGGTCGTGGTGCCGTGCAGCATCAAGTCGCTGTCCGCCATCGCCCACTCCTACGCGGCCGATCTGGTGGCCCGGGCCGCCGACGTGACGCTGAAGGAGGGACGCCCGGTCCTGCTGGTGGTGCGGGAGGCACCGTTGCATCTGGGACACTTGCGGCTCATGGTCCAGGCAGCCGAGATCGGGTGCGTGATCTTCCCGCCGGTGCCCGCCTTCTACGCCCGCCCGCAGAGCGTGGACGAGATCATCGACAACACGGTGGGGCGTATCCTGGCGCGGCTGGGCATCGAGAACAGCTTATATCACCGCTGGCAGGGGCTGGCGGGTCCACGTGAATAA